One window of the Paenibacillus beijingensis genome contains the following:
- a CDS encoding DUF5071 domain-containing protein, whose protein sequence is MNTTTLSEILARDIKIIRNRWVKLDIRELIPKHKKDFESIEKLKTLDLEELKLILPELLEWLQDMNWPIAREIQTILLHFPEDLTPHIRRIFRTSDGEWKYWILYSLLTDLPKHILIDLKPDLERINNYPTEDEKSSDLKYIVEDLLQRLE, encoded by the coding sequence GTGAATACAACAACGTTATCTGAAATACTCGCAAGAGACATAAAAATTATAAGAAACAGGTGGGTAAAGCTGGATATACGTGAGCTTATTCCAAAACATAAGAAAGACTTTGAAAGCATTGAAAAACTAAAGACACTTGACTTAGAAGAACTGAAACTAATTTTACCTGAGCTCTTGGAATGGTTACAGGATATGAACTGGCCAATCGCACGTGAGATACAAACAATACTACTTCATTTTCCTGAAGACTTAACCCCTCATATTAGGAGAATATTCAGAACTAGCGATGGGGAATGGAAGTATTGGATATTGTATTCCCTATTAACGGATCTACCAAAACATATATTAATTGATCTTAAACCTGACTTAGAAAGAATTAATAATTATCCAACAGAGGATGAAAAAAGTTCAGATCTAAAATATATAGTAGAAGACTTATTACAAAGACTTGAGTAG